From the Conger conger chromosome 13, fConCon1.1, whole genome shotgun sequence genome, the window CTGACAGTATCTGGAACATCTCAACTTGAGCTTTAATTACGCCTCATTCTGTCCCCcacatcataaaaaaaaatatacattttgaatTTAAGTCAACACCCTGTTCAAAAATaacttaataaaaataagaacGGACTGGTAAAatagcacattttattttaaatataaaaacatttactcCTGGGAGTGGAACCTGTTTAACTTGCACTCTAATTCCTACTGTGAAATGGTTAATGAAGTTTGTCTCAACACAACATAATTGTGATTCCTTCATGGTGCCAAGGAGCCAAATTTTCCTTGGCTTCCTGAAATACTGCAGGTCATACAGAGAGAGATGATCTTTTATTTATCCGTTACTccagaaaacaaatgaaaccTAAAGGGCTGAAGCCGCAGGGCTCCTGTCAGCACTCAGTGCTCCGGGAGTCCATTTCCTTGTTGGGCCTGTTCTTCTCACTGAAGAGCTTGAACAAGGAGAAAAAGACTGAGGTCTCCTGCTTCTTGGGCTTGGCCTTCTCCTCGGGCGTGGCCTGTTCCTCGGCCTTCGCCTTTGCGGACTGTGAGTTGGAGCGTCTCTGGAAAAGGCTGCCAAACTGAAAGCTGGGGGCCAACTCCAGTGTCTTGCCCTCTTTCTGTGACTCCTCCTGCCCCTTTGCAGAGGTCTGCCTCCCTGGAGAGTTCTGCTTCCGGAAAGTGTCAGAGCGCGTGGTGGGGCTGGTGCGGTTGGCCAGGTCCGAGGGTCGGACGGAGAGGCCTCTCGGCTTTGAGGAGCCATCGGCTGGTGAGGGCGAGGTTTTCCTGCCGTGGATCTCCTCCACCTTGGAGAGCATATTGTCAGCGGACCTCAACTTTCCCAGTGCCCCTAGGTGAGGGTGATGGCCGGAGACTTTGGGCAGCATCCACAAGTCGTCCTCCTGACTGTCGCTCTtcggagggatggagagggtgtGACGGCGGCTCAGGGAGGTGGAGGTCATTCTGGGAGTGAAGCGGGGGCTGAGAATGGTCCGGGGAACCCCGTTGGCAGGTAGGTCCATTGAGAACTTTTGGCTTCGAGGGGAACCGAGGGAGGAACCGCTTTTGGGTGTCCGCGGGTGGTCCCCGATGGAGTGGTCCCCAGATGAAATACTACCCCTGCTACCCTGGTACCGCAGGACCTTACGGGACACCTCCCGCATCTTCTGCGCCTCTTCCTCATTCtgtccctcctcttcctcctcactcTTTACTGACTTATGTCTCTCTGTAGAAGAGACGCAGCTGTTCTTTCTAGAAGGCGTTTCCAGACACTTTTGGTTTAGGTTTTGAGGGGAATCCATAGTGACTAACGGCTCCTGCTCCTTCACAAtgctctccctcttctctgccTTATCTGAAGGTGCAGGCTGCACCTCCTCCAGAATACAGCTTTTGGTTTGCTCCTTGGCCAAGTTACGTTCGTTCTTTTGCGCCTCCATGGCTGGACTGCCGTTAGCCACCTCTGGTTCCTCCCGAAGGCTGTTCTCCTTAATGGCAATCTTCGCCACATTGCTGCTGGTGGGTGAGGGTGTCCCCGCCCTCCTCTGTGACCCACGGTTGCTCACAAACCTCTGCAGGATGGACTCCAGAGCCCCACCCTCCATGTCCTTGTCCTGGATGGAGCAGGTGGCGGTTGATCGGCGCTTCACACTGCTGTGGACCCTCTCTCGTCGTCTCCTCTTTACCTCCTCCGCTATCTCCCGTTCACGGTTCTCCTGTAGGGGCCAAACGGCAGAGGTTAGAGTCCCAGACTGAGAACTAATGGCTAAGAGTACTGACTACTTCATACGTCCAGCCCCCTCCAACTGCTCTAAATGTTATATTAGGCAGGCATATTTTCCCTTTGCCCTACTTTCTCATATGAACTTTACCCCTGGCCAAAAACAGAAGAGCAATAAGAATACACAATGATGGGACCAGGCCACTGGGCTCAGCATGTACAAACTGCTGATTATCTAGCACTGTGTCAACCCTGGACTAAAGGACCCTGAGAAGCTTTTATACAGAATTTCCCACCCCGTTCCCACCCACGTCCTCGTGTTCTACTGATGTCAACCTGAACAACCTTTCCTAATGCACttgaaaggtcaaaggtcatgctCGCCTGGATGGCCCGTATAAACTTCTGGCAGAAGGAGTCAAAGATGGTGCAGCACTCCTCCAGTTTGAACTGGTTGGGGTCCTCGCAGAAGTATTCCGCCACCAAGAGGTTCACGGCATTGAGGGACTGAAAGGAGGCCTCCACCTCGGCCAGCTGCATCTCTGCTTCCTGCAGAagaagggtcagaggtcacgttCCACACCTTTATTACCCAGAGCTAATTATGGAGAATCTGCAGTGTTGACTGGTGTTCCTGATAGAGGCTGAACCACAAGGCTGAGCGACAGTGAACCGATGCTTTGAATGAATGATTTCCCTCCCTATTTCTGATGGTGCTCTTAGTCTCCAGAGAGCGGAAAATCTGCTGTATTATACTGCAGCAGGACTGATCCAAACATATGCCTCTGAGAAGAGCAAGACATGTACATCTCACCTCCAGGAACAACTTCATCTGAGCTTCCAGATCTGGCTGTTTCCTGGCGTTTTTCTGTGCCTCCTCcactttcctcttctctctctggaaGTCTGCCTCCACCTCCTGTTTCTGGATCCTACACAAGTACAATTTCCGGGCATTTAAACTGGCAATACAGTGTGGATGCCATGATTTAATTAAAAGGGCAAAAACTCCACTTGAAATACCTGGCTGCTGTGCCGATGTGTTGCAGTTGATCAGGGAAGTTGAGCAGGTCTCCGTCGATCTTATGTGCTTGCTGTAATAAAAGGTGGAGAAGTTAAGTGAGGAGGATCCAGGATTGTATGGAGTATGAAATAAAGATGTTGCTGGGATGAGGGCGAGTAAAGGCAGCCTAGCCTTGTGTATTCTTTCACATTAATGAGACAGTGGGAAAGCTAAGGGTTACTTTAAGCATTTATTCCAAATAAGCTCAAATGAAACAAGTGTGCCAGTTCTCCTTTAAAAAGATAGAAACACAGTATAGAACAGTACTGATTCTTCACTGGAAATCAACCCCCCTGACCGAGCAGAGGGATGGTTTGAGAGTCTGCAGCCCTACGGACTGAGTCCAGCGGAAGGGGTCTCACCATCACCACGTAGTGCATGAGATTCATCCCAGGTTTGTTTGCCTTGGTGTCCACCAGCTTCAGgagagaagccattttgaaaccAATGGCGCTGCCAGCATAGCCACCCTGCAAAAACATGGGAGGATGTGATATTTAAAGGGCTTTCCTCCTGTTTAATGGCCTGGTTTTTAGgagcttttttgttttgtcccccccccccccaaaaaaaaatccaagtcAGTGCTTTCAATCACGAGTAGTGATTTGTTACATCACATATTTTTGATCCTACATACAAACAGgttaacattctaatcacatttaTTTGATCCTACATACAAACGGgttaacattctaatcacatatttttgaTCCTACACATGAATGGgttaacattctaatcacatttaTTTGATCCTACATACAAATGGGttaacattctaatcgcatatttTGATCCTACACACAAACGGgttaacattctaatcacacatttttgATCGTACACACAAATGGgttaacattctaatcacatattttgaTGCTGGACACAAACGGGTcgacattctaatcacatattttagATCCTATGCACAAACAGGTTAATGGCCTTCCCATGCCAGCCCTGCCTGACCCCTGTACTCACTGCGTTCATGTAGTTTCCAGTCTTCAGCACCAGTCGTATGATAGAATGAAGGTCATCACAGTCCAGCAGCTCTAGAAAGGTTAAGtcagaaatacgtttagtgggGCCTGCTGCTCACtaacagtggcttcagaaagtattcagaacctttcactttttgcacactattctgttgtatattttattttaaatggataaaattgccaatTTTGCCCATAAATTTACACTCAACCCATAATGacgaagtgaaaacatgttctcAGACATTTTTTGCtcatgtattaaaaatctaaaactgggCCAGGAAGGGTGCAAAATTGGCCAGAGTCTGGTCAGGGGGTTGGAGATCTTTTGTCAGCAGGCTATTCCCCAACTCAAATATGCAACAGGCAGACTCCTCTGGTTAATCGGACAAAGAGTGCAGTTCTCAGGCTGAAGGCGGAGCTGTTAATGTGAGAAACGGCTTGCCAGGCCACGTAGTTGAGGCAGAGACCCTCAGTGTTCAAACTCAGACTCAATGATACGTGTTTGCCGTTGTATTTTATGGGTAAACGGTGAGGCCAGTTGAGCTGAATGGCACGTTATGGCTTTGAGAATAACTGTGTGTGCAGCATTGGAATGGGTTCAAAAACTGAACCAGTATAGCAGAGtctaaaatgtgttgttttcggtttttttCAGTTCCCCCTTTGTGAAAGAGATTTGAATCTTAATGGGGGTGTAACCagtaaaataattgaaatggtaaataaatcaATTGGATCGAAGAATGCAGAGAGCTGAGAACTATTTTAGCATTAGCAATTTAGCATTACTGAGCTGGTTCTAAATGAGAATGGTGCTtgatgttgccatggagatgagTTGGCAGAAGGAAGAAAGCAGGTGAGCTCTGATTCTTGTCGCGCGTGTGATTCATGCATTGCAGCACTCATAATTAACTGTCAACTGGTAGGCTAAGTAGTCTGCAAATTCTCAATTATTCGTTTTATTAGTGACAAATTACCTTCACATGCACTTCTCCCTTCCAGTTCCCTCAACTTGGACCATAAAAAATTCACACAATCACTGTTTACTGTTAAATATTAGAAACCGGTATCTAACAACCGGCGGACTGAGGTAATGGTGCTATGTATGGCTTTTTTCATAATGCGACAGTGTCAGTGCGACAGGGTACAGATTTGTTGTCACTGTCCTTTAAACTGTAAATACGGTTCGTCTTGTGATTTGTACGTGCAGTGCGTTCTGAGACAACATTGTTTACTACAGTACCTCTGGCAGCTGTGGTCATGGTGGCAATAGACTGCTTCATCTCATCCATGAAGGGGGAGAACTCCTCTCTGAGGACTAAACTTCTGAGTCGTTCTTCatatctggagagagagagagagagagagagagagagagagagagagagagagagagagagagagagagagagagagagagagagagagagagagagagagagagagagagagagagagagagagagagagagagagagagagagagagagagagagagagagagatgactcCCTATACAGCCCTTTTGTTGTGGGAATTATTCGGTCCATTTAATTGAAGCAAATGTCACGTCCAACGCGGTCTGACATTCTGTTACAATTCAAAATGCCAAGTATTCTACGTTCATGACACAGGTGTGGGCTTTCGGGATTACGTCAGACGGTATTTCAGGAAACAAATgggaacacaaaaacaaacaaatgcaagtGTCATCAGGAAAGCTTGCATTCGTGACAGATTACACGCAGCTCAGATGAAAGGCACCAGCTCTCGTACAAGAGACCCCAGTCTTTAATGCATGTAGAACTCAAAAGAATCCTTAAAGCCTTTGAACAATTACTCCGTCAATGAGGAAGACTAACAATGCAACAATGCTAAACATAAGGGAACGCTGACCCCCCCATTGAGGGACTGAAATGGcttgtgatgacatcacagagcCCCAGTAACGCATACTCACCCAGGTACCCTCACCAGCAGGGCCATGAACAGGTCGGCCTCCGATAGCAGGGAGAGGTCACCTTTGTAGGCGAGAAGCTGCTTCACCTGAACCAGATCCAGACACAAGACCCACACTTTAGACATCGTCTCCGTACGGCTGGCTATGCAACATCAGAGCACAGGCCAACCGTAACTGTCCAATATCAATTTTATTCCATCGTTGAAGTCATAGCCAGGTTTTGAACTGTGATGTGTCTATCCGCATATTTGGGAATTGCTGCCGATGTATTACTTTTAGTGAGCATTGTTATGTGGACATATCATTGCATATCAACTCAAATGAAGAGAGCCACAGCATCTCTtcaatttctttcatttttggtGTGATGGTAGGCAATGATGAGGAACTGAAATCCTGAAAATTTGAGTTTCATGCACTGCTTAAAATCTGATGTCAAAAAACCTTTTACTCTTTTCAGTAAGATATTGGGCCTGAAGTGATATTTTTTGTTCATAAGAAGCCATTTGAGGGATCATATCCCAAAaggtaaacacatttttctcccataaaaaaacaatgaacaatgaagATAGAaccaatgaaaaatgcatttaaagtcAATTTATGCATAATTTTGACACCCCTGAAAAGCGCGTCAGAAGTTTATCATCATCCTGAACTTTGGATATGCTGAAGATTCAATCAAGATCACCTTTCATGAACAAAGTCATCATGGTGTCTTGATAGGTTTGGTTTCTATGGCAGCTTAAAAAACCCTAACCTCTTACATTAGTATGTTATTTTATTAGGTGACAATGTAACTTTCAAGTACATTGTATTTTTTAAGAAACTTGCAGATAAAAACTGTCTAAATTCATATAACCATGGACTTTTCAATCAATTATATTTATGTACCATGCAGTTTAGTCAATTATATACAAAAAGACCAGTTCCAGAATCTGATACATTTATAAACCGCAGGAAAATAAAGTAACAATGTTATGATTAATATGAATTACTGGTATCCATTTTATTCAAGCATGGAATTTCTGAGTCTACAGATTTTTAGTTAACTCCTAGAGCAAGAAATTAATTTCATGTGCCTGCcttctattttttcatttagatTTATTGTTGCTTCATCAATCCGATAATCCCTCCCACTTCTCTGCATTAATGTGGAACAGGTACATGGTAAGACTTGCAAGAAGAGCATCCCTACAAGCAACAGTAGAGAACCATACCTTAACACCACAACAGCTGTACAACTGAACATCAGCAAACATCAATACTGTACACTTCTTCTACGTTCCAGCTGAAGAAATCCAAGCTCACAAGGGGAATAACCGGAAGCCCAAGTTTAATTTAATGCAGAGAAGTGGGAGGTATGATCAGCTACATAAAGcaacaactgaaaaaaatagaaaGCAGTCACGTGCATTTCATGTCTTGCTCCAGCagttgaataaaatggtgtctgtGGGTATTTgggatttcctttcaatcagcagccagttcaGGCCTTGAGAACACAGCGAGTGGACTTTCTAGCCCAGGGgtatcaaactccagtcctggagggccgcagtgtctgctggtatttgtggtttcctttcaatcagcagccaatgaaggttttgagaacaaggtgtgtggactctttagccaatgaaagtcttaaaaatgtatctctctgaaacacaacaaaaaccagcagacactgcggccctccaggaccggagtttgacacccctgctttagccAATCGATGACTCAAATTAATCACTCGTGTTGAAACGCACCAAACGGCAACAGACCCTGTGCCTggccaggactggagtttgacaccctttCGGTAAAGATTCTGCAGCATCACTG encodes:
- the fhdc4 gene encoding inverted formin-2 isoform X2; this encodes MRNFNWVTIPKQSVVGKRNIWTVQKSTEEFQLDTKRMEELFSQGGPGQQQKQASSRSSVRGLPSSAQGGEPVSILQAKKSMNIGIFLKQFKRPVREMVEDISQGNGESFGRGKLKDMFKLLPEDGEVKQLLAYKGDLSLLSEADLFMALLVRVPGYEERLRSLVLREEFSPFMDEMKQSIATMTTAARELLDCDDLHSIIRLVLKTGNYMNAGGYAGSAIGFKMASLLKLVDTKANKPGMNLMHYVVMQAHKIDGDLLNFPDQLQHIGTAARIQKQEVEADFQREKRKVEEAQKNARKQPDLEAQMKLFLEEAEMQLAEVEASFQSLNAVNLLVAEYFCEDPNQFKLEECCTIFDSFCQKFIRAIQENREREIAEEVKRRRRERVHSSVKRRSTATCSIQDKDMEGGALESILQRFVSNRGSQRRAGTPSPTSSNVAKIAIKENSLREEPEVANGSPAMEAQKNERNLAKEQTKSCILEEVQPAPSDKAEKRESIVKEQEPLVTMDSPQNLNQKCLETPSRKNSCVSSTERHKSVKSEEEEEGQNEEEAQKMREVSRKVLRYQGSRGSISSGDHSIGDHPRTPKSGSSLGSPRSQKFSMDLPANGVPRTILSPRFTPRMTSTSLSRRHTLSIPPKSDSQEDDLWMLPKVSGHHPHLGALGKLRSADNMLSKVEEIHGRKTSPSPADGSSKPRGLSVRPSDLANRTSPTTRSDTFRKQNSPGRQTSAKGQEESQKEGKTLELAPSFQFGSLFQRRSNSQSAKAKAEEQATPEEKAKPKKQETSVFFSLFKLFSEKNRPNKEMDSRSTEC
- the fhdc4 gene encoding inverted formin-2 isoform X1, with product MDGDVTMDTAPTPSSLGPSDSAPDGQEPIAPPVTTAPPPPPPPPPPPPPPPPPPPPPPPPPPPPPPPGLPPPPPPLGGGHGLCRSAQRRSRMRNFNWVTIPKQSVVGKRNIWTVQKSTEEFQLDTKRMEELFSQGGPGQQQKQASSRSSVRGLPSSAQGGEPVSILQAKKSMNIGIFLKQFKRPVREMVEDISQGNGESFGRGKLKDMFKLLPEDGEVKQLLAYKGDLSLLSEADLFMALLVRVPGYEERLRSLVLREEFSPFMDEMKQSIATMTTAARELLDCDDLHSIIRLVLKTGNYMNAGGYAGSAIGFKMASLLKLVDTKANKPGMNLMHYVVMQAHKIDGDLLNFPDQLQHIGTAARIQKQEVEADFQREKRKVEEAQKNARKQPDLEAQMKLFLEEAEMQLAEVEASFQSLNAVNLLVAEYFCEDPNQFKLEECCTIFDSFCQKFIRAIQENREREIAEEVKRRRRERVHSSVKRRSTATCSIQDKDMEGGALESILQRFVSNRGSQRRAGTPSPTSSNVAKIAIKENSLREEPEVANGSPAMEAQKNERNLAKEQTKSCILEEVQPAPSDKAEKRESIVKEQEPLVTMDSPQNLNQKCLETPSRKNSCVSSTERHKSVKSEEEEEGQNEEEAQKMREVSRKVLRYQGSRGSISSGDHSIGDHPRTPKSGSSLGSPRSQKFSMDLPANGVPRTILSPRFTPRMTSTSLSRRHTLSIPPKSDSQEDDLWMLPKVSGHHPHLGALGKLRSADNMLSKVEEIHGRKTSPSPADGSSKPRGLSVRPSDLANRTSPTTRSDTFRKQNSPGRQTSAKGQEESQKEGKTLELAPSFQFGSLFQRRSNSQSAKAKAEEQATPEEKAKPKKQETSVFFSLFKLFSEKNRPNKEMDSRSTEC